In Corylus avellana chromosome ca2, CavTom2PMs-1.0, the following proteins share a genomic window:
- the LOC132171927 gene encoding cysteine-rich receptor-like protein kinase 44 isoform X2, with product MCCSRLLFFFCFILLYPVTLTFAQKDPYVCSTSGNYSSNSTYRANLNSLLASMSSNTEIDYGFYKFSAGEFPNKVNAIALCRGDISTEECRSCVNASSHDLLQYCPNQKEAIIWYSTCMVRYSNKLIFGVMEDNPLLAYYNVQNVSDVEGFNQVLRPLLDRLRNHAASGNSTRKFAAASAAAPDFQTIFALLMCTPDLDELECNSCLRRAIEYIPQCCDGKQGGRYIAPSCDLRYEIYTFYDPAAEEALPPPPSPLSSPPPSLPSVPPFPPTEGKERNSSQSAVIITVPTVASVLLISCIYIFYLRVSRQREKDETVDETSSTESLQFDFSTIKVATEDFSIANKLGEGGFGAVYKGRLPNGQEIAVKMLSRESGQGTQEFNNEVLLVAMLQHRNLVKLLGFCLEGNEKLLVYEFVPNASLDRFIFDRIKRVQLNWDRRYKIIEGIARGLLYLHEDSRHHIIHRDLKASNILLDEDMNPKISDFGTARLLDQTQGNTKKIIGTYGYMAPEYAMRGYFSVKSDVFSFGVLVLEIICGQKNSSFTEGENVEGLLSYAWKNWREGTTSNLIDRTLRAGPTTQIMRCIHVGLLCVQENVVKRPTMASVVLMLSSYSITLSVPTKPPFLMYSTIGPNLSSQSQNRLEVIKSNPCRSSSVDASINEASITELYPR from the exons ATGTGTTGTTCAAgactgcttttctttttctgcttcaTTCTCTTATATCCTGTTACTCTCACGTTTGCCCAGAAAGACCCCTACGTCTGCTCTACAAGTGGTAACTACTCCAGTAACAGTACCTACAGGGCAAACCTCAACAGCCTCCTGGCCTCCATGTCTTCCAACACCGAAATTGATTACGGATTTTACAAATTCTCCGCCGGAGAATTCCCCAACAAAGTAAACGCGATTGCGCTTTGTAGAGGAGACATCTCTACGGAAGAATGCCGTAGTTGCGTCAATGCGTCGAGTCATGATCTCTTACAGTATTGTCCCAACCAGAAGGAGGCAATCATATGGTACTCAACCTGCATGGTGAGATATTCGAACAAACTCATCTTTGGTGTTATGGAAGATAACCCTTTACTTGCCTACTACAACGTACAAAACGTGTCAGACGTTGAAGGGTTCAACCAGGTGCTAAGACCCTTGTTAGATAGGCTAAGAAACCACGCTGCATCAGGAAATTCTACTCGCAAGTTTGCTGCAGCAAGCGCGGCTGCCCCAGACTTTCAAACAATATTTGCACTTTTGATGTGCACTCCTGATTTGGACGAGCTGGAATGCAACAGCTGCCTGAGGCGGGCTATCGAATATATTCCACAATGTTGTGATGGAAAGCAAGGAGGGAGATATATAGCACCCAGCTGTGATTTAAGGTATGAGATATACACTTTCTACGACCCTGCAGCTGAGGAGGCACTACCGCCACCACCATCCCCACTGTCATCGCCACCACCATCCCTCCCATCAGTTCCACCGTTTCCACCAACAGAAG GAAAGGAAAGAAACTCATCTCAATCCGCAGTCATCATAACTGTGCCTACTGTTGCTTCTGTTTTACTAATCAGTTGTATCTACATCTTCTATTTAAGAGTGAGCAGGCAAAGGGAGAAAGATGAAA CAGTGGATGAAACGAGTAGCACTGAATCATTGCAATTCGACTTTAGCACGATTAAAGTTGCTACAGAGGACTTTTCTATTGCAAATAAGCTTGGAGAAGGTGGATTCGGTGCTGTTTATAAG GGAAGACTTCCAAATGGACAAGAAATAGCTGTGAAAATGTTATCTAGAGAATCCGGACAAGGGACTCAAGAATTTAATAATGAAGTCCTATTAGTGGCTATGCTTCAACACCGAAATCTGGTAAAGCTCTTGGGATTCTGCTTGGAAGGAAATGAGAAGCTTTTAGTCTATGAGTTTGTACCTAATGCAAGCCTTGATCGCTTCATATTTG ATCGAATCAAGCGTGTCCAGTTGAATTGGGATAGGCGCTACAAAATTATAGAGGGAATTGCTCGAGGGCTTCTTTACCTTCATGAAGATTCTCGACATCATATTATTCATCGGGATCTCAAAGCTAGCAATATTCTCTTAGATGAAGATATGAATCCTAAGATTTCAGATTTTGGCACAGCAAGATTGCTAGATCAAACTCAAGGCAATACAAAGAAAATTATTGGGACGTA TGGATACATGGCTCCGGAGTATGCAATGCGTGGGTACTTTTCAGTAAAGTCTGATGtctttagttttggtgttttagttttGGAGATAATATGTGGGCAAAAAAATAGTTCTTTCACGGAAGGAGAAAATGTTGAAGGCCTTCTAAGCTAT gcatggaaaaattggaggGAGGGGACAACCTCAAATCTTATCGATCGCACATTGAGGGCCGGTCCAACAACTCAAATAATGAGATGCATCCACGTTGGTTTACTATGCGTTCAAGAAAATGTTGTTAAGAGACCAACAATGGCTTCAGTCGTTCTCATGCTTAGTAGCTAT
- the LOC132171927 gene encoding cysteine-rich receptor-like protein kinase 44 isoform X1 — translation MCCSRLLFFFCFILLYPVTLTFAQKDPYVCSTSGNYSSNSTYRANLNSLLASMSSNTEIDYGFYKFSAGEFPNKVNAIALCRGDISTEECRSCVNASSHDLLQYCPNQKEAIIWYSTCMVRYSNKLIFGVMEDNPLLAYYNVQNVSDVEGFNQVLRPLLDRLRNHAASGNSTRKFAAASAAAPDFQTIFALLMCTPDLDELECNSCLRRAIEYIPQCCDGKQGGRYIAPSCDLRYEIYTFYDPAAEEALPPPPSPLSSPPPSLPSVPPFPPTEGKERNSSQSAVIITVPTVASVLLISCIYIFYLRVSRQREKDEMDETSSTESLQFDFSTIKVATEDFSIANKLGEGGFGAVYKGRLPNGQEIAVKMLSRESGQGTQEFNNEVLLVAMLQHRNLVKLLGFCLEGNEKLLVYEFVPNASLDRFIFGMVALLVKYQILFIIISFQLKCLVFRIYLLNKIACLHEYVDRIKRVQLNWDRRYKIIEGIARGLLYLHEDSRHHIIHRDLKASNILLDEDMNPKISDFGTARLLDQTQGNTKKIIGTYGYMAPEYAMRGYFSVKSDVFSFGVLVLEIICGQKNSSFTEGENVEGLLSYAWKNWREGTTSNLIDRTLRAGPTTQIMRCIHVGLLCVQENVVKRPTMASVVLMLSSYSITLSVPTKPPFLMYSTIGPNLSSQSQNRLEVIKSNPCRSSSVDASINEASITELYPR, via the exons ATGTGTTGTTCAAgactgcttttctttttctgcttcaTTCTCTTATATCCTGTTACTCTCACGTTTGCCCAGAAAGACCCCTACGTCTGCTCTACAAGTGGTAACTACTCCAGTAACAGTACCTACAGGGCAAACCTCAACAGCCTCCTGGCCTCCATGTCTTCCAACACCGAAATTGATTACGGATTTTACAAATTCTCCGCCGGAGAATTCCCCAACAAAGTAAACGCGATTGCGCTTTGTAGAGGAGACATCTCTACGGAAGAATGCCGTAGTTGCGTCAATGCGTCGAGTCATGATCTCTTACAGTATTGTCCCAACCAGAAGGAGGCAATCATATGGTACTCAACCTGCATGGTGAGATATTCGAACAAACTCATCTTTGGTGTTATGGAAGATAACCCTTTACTTGCCTACTACAACGTACAAAACGTGTCAGACGTTGAAGGGTTCAACCAGGTGCTAAGACCCTTGTTAGATAGGCTAAGAAACCACGCTGCATCAGGAAATTCTACTCGCAAGTTTGCTGCAGCAAGCGCGGCTGCCCCAGACTTTCAAACAATATTTGCACTTTTGATGTGCACTCCTGATTTGGACGAGCTGGAATGCAACAGCTGCCTGAGGCGGGCTATCGAATATATTCCACAATGTTGTGATGGAAAGCAAGGAGGGAGATATATAGCACCCAGCTGTGATTTAAGGTATGAGATATACACTTTCTACGACCCTGCAGCTGAGGAGGCACTACCGCCACCACCATCCCCACTGTCATCGCCACCACCATCCCTCCCATCAGTTCCACCGTTTCCACCAACAGAAG GAAAGGAAAGAAACTCATCTCAATCCGCAGTCATCATAACTGTGCCTACTGTTGCTTCTGTTTTACTAATCAGTTGTATCTACATCTTCTATTTAAGAGTGAGCAGGCAAAGGGAGAAAGATGAAA TGGATGAAACGAGTAGCACTGAATCATTGCAATTCGACTTTAGCACGATTAAAGTTGCTACAGAGGACTTTTCTATTGCAAATAAGCTTGGAGAAGGTGGATTCGGTGCTGTTTATAAG GGAAGACTTCCAAATGGACAAGAAATAGCTGTGAAAATGTTATCTAGAGAATCCGGACAAGGGACTCAAGAATTTAATAATGAAGTCCTATTAGTGGCTATGCTTCAACACCGAAATCTGGTAAAGCTCTTGGGATTCTGCTTGGAAGGAAATGAGAAGCTTTTAGTCTATGAGTTTGTACCTAATGCAAGCCTTGATCGCTTCATATTTGGTATGGTTGCACTTCTAGTTAAATATCAgattttattcataataatttcTTTTCAATTGAAGTGTCTAGTCTTCAGAATATATTTGCTTAATAAAATAGCATGCTTGCATGAATATGTAGATCGAATCAAGCGTGTCCAGTTGAATTGGGATAGGCGCTACAAAATTATAGAGGGAATTGCTCGAGGGCTTCTTTACCTTCATGAAGATTCTCGACATCATATTATTCATCGGGATCTCAAAGCTAGCAATATTCTCTTAGATGAAGATATGAATCCTAAGATTTCAGATTTTGGCACAGCAAGATTGCTAGATCAAACTCAAGGCAATACAAAGAAAATTATTGGGACGTA TGGATACATGGCTCCGGAGTATGCAATGCGTGGGTACTTTTCAGTAAAGTCTGATGtctttagttttggtgttttagttttGGAGATAATATGTGGGCAAAAAAATAGTTCTTTCACGGAAGGAGAAAATGTTGAAGGCCTTCTAAGCTAT gcatggaaaaattggaggGAGGGGACAACCTCAAATCTTATCGATCGCACATTGAGGGCCGGTCCAACAACTCAAATAATGAGATGCATCCACGTTGGTTTACTATGCGTTCAAGAAAATGTTGTTAAGAGACCAACAATGGCTTCAGTCGTTCTCATGCTTAGTAGCTAT